TTTTTTGAAGTATATATCTAATATATTCTGTTATTTTATTTAAAATAAATAATGATTTTTTTTTATTTTGAAATTCTTCTTTATATGATAAAATTACAAAAATTTTTGCATATGAAAAATCTCGAGATAATATTATATCAGTAATAGTAGTAAATTTATTTATTCTTATATCATTGAGATCATTTTGTAATATTTTTGCTATTTGTTTTTTTAATTCATATGCAATTCTTAAATTGCGATACAATAAACAACTCCTATATAAATTTAATTAAAAATTAAAAAATTATTTTTTTATGGTTTCAGTTTTTTCAAAAATTTCTATTTTATCTCCTATATATATATTATTAAAATTTTTAATACTAATACCACATTCCATGCCATTACGTACTTCATGTACACTTTCTTTAAATCTTCTTAAAGAATCTATAATACCTTCATGAATCATTTGATTATTTCTAAATAATTTTATTAGATTATTACGTTTAATTAATCCATATGTTACTATACATCCGGCTATAACACCGATTTTAGGAATAGTAAAAATACTTCTAACTTCTGCGTTTCCTAAAATTAATTCTTTATATTTAGGCATTAAAAGATTTTGTATATATTTTTTCATATAATTAATTAAATCATAAATTATTGTAAAAAACATAACTTTAATATATTTTATTTTTGTTAAATTTCTTATAATATTATTTTGTTTTATATTGAATCCAATAATAATAATATGTTTAGAAGAATTAGTTATTACTAATGAAATATCTGTTTCATTTATTTCTCCAATACCACAATGAATAACTTTTATATTAATTTTATCATTAGATAAATTTAATAATGTATTTTTAATAGCTTCTAAAGATCCTTGAGTATCACTTTTAATTAGTAAAATTATTTCGTAAATATTTTTTTTATTTAAATTTAAAAATAATTTTTGAAATTGTTTTTGTTTATGGGCTAATTTT
The Enterobacteriaceae endosymbiont of Donacia crassipes DNA segment above includes these coding regions:
- the rbfA gene encoding 30S ribosome-binding factor RbfA, which encodes MYRNLRIAYELKKQIAKILQNDLNDIRINKFTTITDIILSRDFSYAKIFVILSYKEEFQNKKKSLFILNKITEYIRYILQKKIKLRKIPKLKFVLDHSLKEGNYINNILNNIK